The region TTAATACACCATTCTCATCTTAAAAATAACCAGTCATCATCTTCCTTACTCATGGCAACCGTATTCCAGAATATCTAACCGGCACGAGGACGGTTGACTCTCCTCCGCCCACTTTTttaccttttcttttcaagaaaCACAGTTGTAGTAAACAGTGAATGAAACGGAAACAAAATATAAGTACGatagataaataaatgaaaataagttGGGAAATGGATGGCGGTATTTTTTGTTGGGTTAAGTAGCATTTTTCTTTACTCGAACAGGTTACATTATGCTACCTCTTTAACTCGAGGTTATTAATTGGCTCCTCGTGCAAGGCTGGAGAGTTATGTTAATGGTTTTATTCAATTTCTAttggttatattatttttagtatCGCAAGGATAACGTCATGTTGCATTCAGGTTTATTTTTCCAATTAGATCAATGCGTTTATTCAGTAGATTTATTAGAATgcttattttttctttcaattttgtatatttttaatttttatgtatttcgGTAGCAAGATAAGTGATTTAGTTGCTAAAACAGTATCAACCTAGTTCAAATAATTGTATATGTCCTTCAAATCTCTAATAGATTGAGCTCAAATCTTAATTGAAATCAATACCTTAAAAATAAACATCTCTAAATTGAAAATGTGCATGATTGATGAAGGACAATTAAGCAAACACATTCAATCTCTAGTTAAACGAATCAAACAAAAAGAAACTAATAGAAAATGCATGTGATtacaataattaaacaaatgtATCAATAAGATACATTATTGTTATTACAAAAGCATATATTAAACCAACCataacaaaacataaaataaaaggacTCATCTAACTTGCTTGAAGCTAAAAACAGCTACACCTCCACATAAAATTTGCACAAGCTGATTGTGCATCTTTGTTGCTACATGGTGATCGGCTGGCATTACTAATTCAAGCAAATTCAGATTACGAACctatttaaataaatacttaTTCAATAGTTAGACAACCTTTCATGAAAACCACGCAAATTTAACACTCTTTACTCAGTCTTCTATTCAACTTCTTTCTTTGGAGCTTCCACTTCTAGTTCTACTGCCGGTGCTGCTTTTGGTGCAGTTTTCGGTGTCGGTGCTGGTGCTGGTGCCTCTTTTGCTTCCTCCTCCTTTGGAGCTTCTTTTGTAGTCTCTTCGACAGCAACACATGTTTTCTCAACAGTTTCTTCAGGTTTTTCTTCTTCCGTTTCAATTACTTCAATCAAAGATTGTTGGTCACCTTCCGGTACAGCAACTGGTTTTTTATCCTTTGGTTTTTCCTCTGCTACTGCTGGTGCTGCTACTGTCGGCGCTGCAACTTTCCGTACTGCTACTGCCGGTGCTGCTACTGCCGGTGCTGCTACTTTCAGTGCTGCAATTGCTGGTGCTGCTACTGCCGGTGCTGCTACTTTCAGTGCTGCTACTTTCGGTGCTGCAATTGCCGGTGCTGCTACTGCCGGTGCTGCTACTTTCAGTGCTGCTACTTTCGGTGCTGCAATTGTCGGTGCTGCTACTGCCGGTTCTGCTACTTTCGGTACTGCTACTGCCGGTGCTGCTACTGCCGGAGCTGCTACTGCCGGTGCTGCTACTGCCGGAGCTGCAACTGCCGGTGCTGCTACTGCCGGTGTTGCAACTGCCGGTGATGCAACTGCCACTGCTGCAATTGTCGGTACTGCTACTCCCGGTGCTGCAACTGGCAGTACTACTATTGTCGGCGCTGCTACTTCCGGTGCTGCTACTTTCAGTGCTACTATTGTCGGTGATGCTACCGTTGGTGCAACAATAACTTCAACACTCTCTCGTGCCTTTAATTCTTCAACTTTCTCCTTGGCTGGATGTCCTATCTGAGATGGCACAACCTGAATATTATTTTGTACCTCGTCAATGAAGAATCTTACAGCAGTAAAATTTAACCCTACTATGTTAGACGGTTCTTCAACTAATATCAAAGCTTTCTTTTTTAGTTCAACTATCAAAATATTCAACCAGCTGATAATATATAATGACCATTGTTTAAAATCTTGATTTGTGTTTTCCCAAGTTGCATCAAATCTCTATTCCATCGAAACATTTTCTGTTTCGAAAATGTGATGGAAACTGAatcacgaaacttcatttttaatatgaataactttaattttaaacatatataaataactttaaaaataaaaatgttttccCTCGTTCATATACaagttttctttttttcttcatatCTGTGTCCATGCGATATAGGTTTTTCCTTATAGAAAAACATTCACATATCTTGATCCTGATTAGTGTTAAATCCGTATATGTCTAATATAGTTGccaatatatatcatatattgtatataaatacgtgaaaaaattacattttagaaaaatttattaatgaGTTACCTCGACTGCTGCCATTGAAACTGgagaaattaaagaaaaatactaaaaagatTGTAAAACTAAGAAGAACACAACTGAGAGAAGTGGAGAGTGTAACAAAGAGATTTGAATGTTTGATGGAAAAATGAAGAATGAGAGTCATTTTATAGGCAAGTTTTTAAGAAAGAGGTGAGAAGCGCTGCTTTAAGAATCTTGGGACTTGACATCTCACTCACTCCATTCAAACACTAGTTATTAGGTCAAATCTATTTTTAAgtccttataattttttt is a window of Mercurialis annua linkage group LG2, ddMerAnnu1.2, whole genome shotgun sequence DNA encoding:
- the LOC126667987 gene encoding uncharacterized protein LOC126667987 isoform X2, producing MAAVEIGHPAKEKVEELKARESVEVIVAPTVASPTIVALKVAAPEVAAPTIVVLPVAAPGVAVPTIAAVAVASPAVATPAVAAPAVAAPAVAAPAVAAPAVAAPAVAVPKVAEPAVAAPTIAAPKVAALKVAAPAVAAPAIAAPKVAALKVAAPAVAAPAIAALKVAAPAVAAPAVAVRKVAAPTVAAPAVAEEKPKDKKPVAVPEGDQQSLIEVIETEEEKPEETVEKTCVAVEETTKEAPKEEEAKEAPAPAPTPKTAPKAAPAVELEVEAPKKEVE
- the LOC126667987 gene encoding uncharacterized protein LOC126667987 isoform X1 — encoded protein: MAAVEVVPSQIGHPAKEKVEELKARESVEVIVAPTVASPTIVALKVAAPEVAAPTIVVLPVAAPGVAVPTIAAVAVASPAVATPAVAAPAVAAPAVAAPAVAAPAVAAPAVAVPKVAEPAVAAPTIAAPKVAALKVAAPAVAAPAIAAPKVAALKVAAPAVAAPAIAALKVAAPAVAAPAVAVRKVAAPTVAAPAVAEEKPKDKKPVAVPEGDQQSLIEVIETEEEKPEETVEKTCVAVEETTKEAPKEEEAKEAPAPAPTPKTAPKAAPAVELEVEAPKKEVE